The proteins below come from a single Amphiura filiformis chromosome 15, Afil_fr2py, whole genome shotgun sequence genomic window:
- the LOC140171945 gene encoding coiled-coil domain-containing protein 124-like — protein MPKKFKGGENSKAATARARKAETKAAESAKKEKEKEDEYWRDDNKHIAKKQQRKADSEKKKQEQIARKQEARKLLEEEESALPIKPAGAKPSKLTRAQIEAIQERERAEAEQARKQKDRMPEVPLEENPNIAVAEAAAKGQLEARSVEDAIAVLDVNEPKVDIHPEKRMKAAFLAYEEIHLPILKAENPNLRLSQLKQMLKKDWMKAPENPLNQR, from the exons ATGCCAAAGAAATTCAAAGGAGGGGAAAACAGCAAGGCAGCTACTGCCAGAGCACGCAAGGCTGAGACAAAAGCAGCAGAGAGTGCCaagaaagaaaaggagaaagaggaTGAGTACTGGAGAGATGACAATAAACATATAGCCAAGAAGCAACAGCGTAAG GCTGACAGTGAGAAAAAGAAGCAAGAACAAATTGCCAGGAAACAAGAAGCAAGAAAGCTCCTTGAGGAAGAAGAATCGGCATTACCCATTAAACCAGCAGGAGCTAAACCAAGCAAGTTAACCAGAGCACAGATTGAAGCAATCCAGGAAAGGGAAAGGGCAGAGGCAGAACAAG CGAGAAAACAAAAGGATAGGATGCCGGAGGTACCGTTAGAAGAGAATCCTAACATTGCTGTGGCTGAAGCTGCTGCAAAAGGACAACTAGAAGCAAGAAGCGTAGAAGATGCCATTGCTGTACTCGA TGTGAACGAGCCAAAAGTAGACATACATCCAGAGAAGAGAATGAAGGCAGCATTTCTTGCCTACGAAGAAATCCATCTACCTATACTGAAAGCAGAGAATCCCAATCTTAGACTGTCACAGCTGAAGCAAATGCTGAAAAAAGACTGGATGAAGGCGCCAGAGAATCCTCTCAATCAGAGATAA